CGAGTGGCGATGCTTTAATTCTTTCATCGTCGCCGGATTTTATTTCAGAAACTTTTTCTGTTTCTTTAACAACAGTGTCGTCTTTTTTCGGAGCCTCCTCTTTTTTATCTTTATTCTCTTTCAGATCAGTTTCTTCAACTTTATCTGCTACTACTGTATCTTCCGTTTCTTCTTTTTTAGCCTCTTCTTTTTTAGGTTCTTCTTTCTTTTCCTCCGTTTCCGTTTTTTCTTCCGCCTTTGGTTTGCTTTCATCTAATAAAGCCTGAAAATCTTCTCCCGGAGCACCAACAATTGCAATAACCTGATCCACCTGCGCACTTTTTCCCTTCTCCACCCCAATGTATAAAAGAGTGCCCTTCACATAATTTTCCAGTTCCATGGTCGCCTTATCGGTCTCCACCTCTGCAAGAATATCCCCGCTCTTCACCGTATCACCCACTTTTTTATGCCATTCCACAAAGGTCCCCTCAGTCATCGTATCACTCATCCGGGGCATTCTAATTACTTCAGCCATTACAATATATTTTAGTGCGAAAATAGGAAAGTATGAGGAGTTTTGGAAACGGGCTACCGATGTGCAGTAAGTATAAGGGGCCTGCCCGACTGACCTTTCGTAAATCTTAAATATTAATAATGGTTTTGGGATTTGAAAATTATGTTGGAGTGACAAATCTTTGTAAGGTCAGGCGGGGCGTGTCCCGTTGGGCCGCGCTTTCCGCTGCAACTCCTCGCTCGTGCCTCGCTGTGGGGTTTCCGCTACAATCGCTCACGCGGGGTAAACGGTTGAATTGAAAATTGATTTCTTATTTGAAAATAAGGTTTAATTATACCTTTTTGAATTCTGCTATAACAAAATAATTGAGAATTTAATGTGGGAGGGGTGGTTTGTGGAAAAATAAGGGGAGTTGTTACGTATAAATAGTGAATGTGAGGTTAAAAACTAAAATATAAATCGAAAAATTGTTAGTGGTATTTTAGAAAAGGTATTTTAGTGCCTGAACAGAATGTTAAGCATAAATTTATTCTGTAATCCATCGGAATTTAGATGGCTTGGAGCAGGTTTATGGAATAAATATGCTCCAATAAACTAGTTAGCTGTCAGCTTAAAGACGACACTCACAACGATAATGAAAACGGCAGTTGAAGATAAACTTAACAGAATAGCTGACATATGGAATTACTTCATATTGGACTTCAAATTTTTCTCAAATAAAATCAAATTCAACGAGGACGTTAAAACAAACTATTTTGGTGATATTCTCGGATACTTCAAAGACACTCTTGACATAGTATTTACAAATAACAAATACTCTAACTATACCGACAAGTTTTCCTTTACGATAAGTTTCTTACAAGCAGTTTATATTCAACAAGATTTTATTCAAGAGATGTTAGAGATTTTCAAAACAGGAGTTGATAAAGGAGGGTTGAAAAAAGACCCTACATATTACATTAATAGAGAATTACGTAATGAACTCGTTGGACATCCTATAAGAAAGTTTGAAGACAATTTGATTTCATCAACACTTTTTAGTTATCAGGAAAAAGAGGACGAAATTCAGTATCTAAGGTATCACAAAGATAACAATTTTATATTCGAGAGTAAAACCTATAAAATTGCTGAAATTCAAGAAAGACATCGAGAATTTCTCGAAATGAATTTTGACGTAATACTTTTAAAACTCAAATCAATATTGGAAGAGTATTTATCGGAACTTGACAAACTTGAAAATGTTATAGACAAACACGACTTCAAAACCGTATTGAAACTTGTTGAACTTTACTTTGAAGTCATTTTCAAATCTGATTTCATTTATGACAAAGCCTCATTAAGTAAAATTTATTACCGCAGAAATGAACATATACGCTATCAAAATTTTATTGACAAGTTTTACAAGGACCTGCGGACTGCAATTACGGAGAAAAGAAACTCGGTGAAAAATATTTTTGAAAGAGAAGTAATTGATAAGATTTCTTTCGACAGTTTATCAATACCTAAAATAGAGATTGTATTTACAAATTCAAGCGACACAGAGGACTTTACAAAGCAACGGCAGGAAACTTATAATTATGAAATTGGTAAGATTGCAACTAAAAGAAATTCAAAGGACTTTGAATTATTCGGTGGAATACTTAAAGAAAAATGTAAAGACAACGAATTGGTTTTGGGTGAACTTGAACATATGGCAAAGAATATCTCAGATGAAATTGAATATTATACCTCTTTAAGCCTAATATGTTTAGAATTGAAAGTAGAATAGGTAGCCGAACCGCTAACAAGCACATTTGCGCCAGCCGGGCGACGACCACCTCAGAATAATTTTCGATATCCTAAAACTTCGTATTTTTATTAAAGATTTTCGATTGCCTTCCCCGCCGTCGCAAATCTGCTGCACGTTATGGGCAATTTAACACCGACAGAAAATGAACATACACAACAATAGGACTTTGAAAAGATTTGCATTTGGCATTAAAGAGAATACAAAAATCTTAAGTGTAATTGGACTTGCGTTTTTTCTTATTGCTGCTGTTTTTGGAATATTTTGGATTATCAATCCTAACAAGAACTCTTTAGAGCCGACAATTTTCATTCTTGGTGCTTGCTCGACAATTTTCTTTGGTTTACCGCAATTGGCAGAATTTATATTGCCGACAAGAAAACCCATTCGACATATGACATATGACGAATTAATTCAGTTTATTCAAAGCACTGATCCAGTAAATGATTGGCATAGTATAGACAGAGAACTAGTTGAAGAAAGATTTTTGAAAGAAGATCCTCGACTAAGAATTGTAACAAAAATAATTGATGACGGAATTCATAATGATGACTTTAGAGAAGAATGGGCGAATAGACATCCCGACCCCAATGCCAAAAGTTACTACTATAATATTTTATTTGATGGAAATTTTATTCATAGACTTATTTTAGTTTCTGTAGACGGCCACAGAGCGACACTTCCAATTCCTAATTTGCAAACAATGCGAGTAAACTCCTTTGACTTTAAAATTGCACAAATATTTGACAGTTTAAACACACTTGAGGACTATATGAGACGCTCACAAATTAGAACATAAACTGCCCATTTCCTGGGTTTTGCGTCAGGCGGACTGACGTGCAAACTTGGAGCTTTGTGCTCCTAATGAACTTTAGTAATAAATTGAAACTTTGTGTTCCGAAACCCGCCAGAACGCAAAGCCCGAAAACGTTATACCTAATACTAAAACTACACAATAATTAATGAAAATAGTCACGTGGAATTGTAATGGCGCTTTAAGGAATAAGTATGAACATCTTTCAGAACTTAATGCAGATATTTATTTGATACAAGAATGTGAAAATCCACAAACAGTAAAACACGATAAATATACATCTTGGGCGGGAAACCATTTATGGAAAGGTGATAATAAAAATAAAGGGCTTGGGATCTTTGCAAAAAACAAAACCAACCTTGAATTAATTGACTGGAGCTGCACTTACAAAAACCATGATGTAAAACACTTCTTGCCGTGCCTAATAAATAACGATATTCAAGTAATCAATATTTGGACAAGTCAAAACAAATCACCAAACTTTGGTTATATAGGACAATTATGGAAATATTTAGAAATAAATAAGTCCCATTTTAGAAAAATAATTTTAGCGGGTGACTTTAATAGCAACACCATCTGGGATGAATGGGATAGGTGGTGGAATCATTCTGACGTTGTAGATGACCTATCCAAATTGAATATCCATAGCTTGTATCATCGCTATTTCAAAGAGGAACAAGGAAAAGAATCAAAATCAACTTTTTTTCTACATAGAAATAGAGTAAAACCTTACCACATTGACTACATTTTTGCATCACAAGAAATTGAAAATAAAATGCTTAATTTTGAAATAGCTGACATGGATAAATGGTTGATGTATAGTGATCATATACCTGTTGTTTGTGAAATAAATAATATATAATCATGAAATTCGGTAAGACAATTAAAATATTCCTAATAGACGGAGATCCCAATGGAAGGATGAGCTGTGAACTTTCCAATTGGTCAGGAAAAGCATATAAGATACCAAGAATTAAAATAAAGGACTGCACTGACCGTGATGACTTGATAAGCACAGGAGTTTACATGCTATTTGGAAAGGATGAAGAAGGTAAAGACCAGGTTTATATTGGTGAAGCAGAATCTATTTTAAAACGACTAAATCAACAACTGACACAAAAAGACTTTTGGAACGAAGCAATTGTATTTATAAGCAAAGATGAAAATCTAAATAAAGCTCATATTAAATATTTGGAAAACCGCCTACACGACATTGCAAAAGCTGCCAACCGTTACAAGATTGACAATTCTATTATCCCGACTCAATCCTCAATTTCCGAATCAGATAGAGCCGAAATGGAAGAGTTTATCGATTATATAAAAATGCTAGTTAATACATTGGGGCATAAAGTTTTTGACGAAAAACGGGAATTTAAACCAAAGCAAAATCAGGAAACATTTTTCATAAAGTCAGCTCGCGGTGCTGATGGCCAAGGCGAACCGACTTCGGACGGATTTGTGGTATTTAAAAACTCTAAAGCAGCGGCAACAATAGTGAATTCAATGACTTCAAACTTCATCACCTATAGAGAAAAACTTATTCAGGAAGGTGTACTTTTAGATAAAGGAGAATACTTTGAATTTTCCGATGATTATATTTTTAGCAGTCCATCAACAGCTGCGGTTATGGTAATGGGCCGAAATGCAAACGGACTAACCGAATGGAAGAACATAGACGGTAAAACACTGAAAGAATTTGAAACAAATGATAGAATTGTGAAGGCTTAACCGAACAGCAAATTATTCCCGGATACTGGAATTTGGGTTTAAAAAATTTAATCTATGAAAAAAAACATAATAAAACTATTTGAACAAAAGCAGGTGCGAACCCATTGGGATGATGATGCCGAAAAATGGTATTTTTCAGTTATTGATGTTATTGAAATTTTAACCGGTAGCCCCCGGCCTAGAAAATACTGGAATGCCTTAAAAACCAAGCTGAAAGCGGAAGGTAGTGAGTTGTCCCAAAATTTGGGACAACTGAAAATGCAGTCGGATGACGGCAAGTATTACAATACAGACGTGGCTGATACAGAGCAAATTTTTCGGTTAGTGCAATCCATCCCATCCCCAAAAGCAGAACCATTTAAAGTTTGGATAGCCAAAATTGCCCGTGAACGAATTGATGAAATAGAGGATCCGGAAATAGGTATTGACAGGTTGATGGAAACATATTTGAAAAAAGGTTACACTAAAGAATGGATTAATCAACGACTGAAAAGTATTGAAATTCGAAAGGAACTCACAGATGAATGGGAAAGCAAAGGTGTAAAAAAGGGTCAGGAATTTGCTGTTTTAACAGATGAACTTACTAAAGCCTGGAGTGGATTTAGCACTAAACAATACAAGGCATATAAAGACTTAAAAAAAGAAAACCTGAGAGATAACATGACAAATTTAGAATTGGTGCTCAATATGCTCGCAGAGGCTTCTACAACAGAAATATCAAAAGATAAAAACCCAAAAACATTTAATGAACATAAAATTGTAGCTCAAAAGGGTGGAAAAGTTGCAAAAGCTGCTCGTGTACAATTAGAAAATACTACCGGTAAAAAAGTAGTTACAAAACAAAATGCTAAAATTTTGGCTCCAAAAACGAATAAAAAAATAAATGGATAGAAATCAACTGTCCGAATTCTCCGAACAGTACAAAATGCATACTATATAATTCGCAAAACTGGAATAAAAACCACGTCAACAGCAAGTGATAAATGATCTAATGACCTGATTTAAAATGCAACAATTAAAAAATTCCTCATTCGTCTAGAATAACAGCAGAAATGGATACGTTAATACAGGGTGCTGAAACCATTTCCGATTTATTCGAAAGTATAAAAGGCAAGTTTTGAAAATACAATGATCTCACACGCCATTTTTTCATTCCTCTTGTTAACACTACTCCTCTCCTGCTCAAACCCTCAGGACAACAAAACCATTTCATCTCCCTCAACCGACTCTGCCCATATCCTCACCATCGATGAAAAACAAGAGATCCTATACGAAAAAAGGAGAGTCATGCGTGAAGAGGAAATAAAAGACAGTATATTTTGCGACAGGGCCTTAATTGAGGCTTTGATAATTGCTCAGGAAAATATCCACCAGAAAACATTTCACACCGAATTTGATGTGGTTCTTGATAGTAATTTTAACGTGAAGGTAGAGATCAGTCTGGACCATCATTTTTCAAAAACCTATCAGCACCTGATCATTCGACGGCTTGCTCCGACTGATTTTTATATTGACATTTATGTAAAAAAGGATACAATTTTCGAAAATGTTTTCTCCGAAAAACAATGGAGAATGGGATTTATAAATGATACCATTCAGGATATTAATGGAGACGGATTTAAAGACGTAGTTATAGTCTGGCATGCTCTAGGTGGTTGTTGCTTAGGAGAATCCAATAATATTTATTTGCTCGAAAACAATAAATATACATTTTCAGATATGTTTAAATTTTTTAATCCAACATTTTCACCGAAGGAAAAAATTATACGCGGAGTTGGTTACGGACATCCAGGCGAAACAGAAATGTATAAATATAAGTGGAATGGAAATAAGATCGACACCATGGAATACGTATATTTTGAAAGAAATGACACGTATGAACTTACAGGAAAAATCATAGTCTCCAATCGACTTCCTTATGATGAAAATTTTAAAGTAATTAAAAAATTGGATGAAGTTCCTGCAGAGTATAAAAAAATTTATGGTTACGATTGGTTTAACAATGATTTATAGTATCACAAATAGTTAAAGGGGCGGAGCATTTGCAATAATGCTACTTACACGTGCCCCGGCAGTGTCTCCATAAAACAATGATCACGAATAAAATAAAATCTTCCAATGGGACGCTGGCCGGATTGGGGCAGATACCTCCGAATGCAGCAGAGTTCCTTCGGTAACTCTGCTGCGAAATCTTCAGTGAAAAGCGCCCGGCATTTTCGACGATTCTAATGAGCAACCTCATCGATACAAATCCAGCAGCGTCTCACCATTTTATTTTAATTGAAAATTAATTTACTAGTTAAAAATAGAGACACATTTTGAGATATTATTTATTCCCTGTGAAGACACTGCTGGGGCACGGCGGGAAAATGATGCGAGCGTGCGCCCCGACAGTGTCTCCATAAGACAATGATCACGAATAAAATAAAACCACCAATGGGACGCTGCCGGAATTAGGAACATTAACAACCTTCTCAAAAAACCAAGCAACACCTATTATATGCAATAACATATAAAATAAACTTTTCATCAATAATTATATCCATTTACATATAATTTCCTATATTTGCTTAATTTTATATCCAAAAGCATATAATGAAAAGTTTAGCGGATTTTGTCAAAGACCGTAGGAAAGAAGTAAACCTTACACAGGAAGAGTTCGCAGACCGAGCCGGAGTTGCGCTTACTGTGGTACGTAAGATCGAACAGGGTAAAACTAATCTAAACATGGACAAGGTAAATCGGGTTTTAAGGATGTTTGGACATGAACTGGCTCCTGTTAACAGTAAAAATGGAAATGTATGAGGCAGGGAAAGGTATTTTATAAGGATAATTTAGCAGGTATAATTACGGAAACGAATGATGGCGATTATGTATTTGAATATAATGATCGATATGTAAAAGAGCATCCAAATGATTTTATTTCATTCACCTTGCCCGTTACAAATATACCTTTTACAGAAAATAGACTCTTTCCATTTTTTGAGGGTTTAATACCTGAAGGGTGGTTGTTGGATATTGCATCAGAAAACTGGAAGATCAACAAAAATGATCGCATGGGATTACTTTTGGCATGTTGCAAGGATTGTATCGGAGCCGTGAGCGTACTTCCAATAAAACAAAATGACGAAGCGTAGATGTTTATATTGTTATGAAGTGCTTGAGCACAATTCAGATTTTCATGAATTTTGCTCCATGGAATTTTTTGGTACACCTATAGCTCCAAAAATAGAATATTCATTAAACCAAATTTCCGAACTCGCCAAAAATGTTGTTGAACGAAGTATTGCGGTTCCCGGTGTTCAGGCAAAATTGTCATTGTCGTTAATTAAAAAAAATAAAGAGAATTCAGATACAAGATTTACAATTGTTGGCGCATTTGGCGGACAATATATTTTTAAACCGCCTTCTGATCGATTTCCGGAAATGCCGGAAAATGAACATGTAACCATGCGGATGGCAGAAACCTTTGGAATTCGTGTTGTACCTTCATCATTGATCCGTTTATCGTCCGGAGAACTTTCCTATATTACAAAGCGAGTTGACAGGGATGAAACCGGACAAAAGATACATATGCTCGACATGTTTCAGATCACGGAAGCTTTTGATAAATATAAAGGTTCCATGGAGAGAATCGGTAAGGCATTGGACATTTATTCAGCCAACACATTGCTTGATAAAACATTTTATTTCGACTTAACTCTTTTTAGTTTTCTATCAGGGAATAATGATATGCACCTGAAGAATTTTTCTATGATCAAAAGTGCATCGGGTTGGGTATTGGCTCCTGCATACGATCTATTAAATGTTGCCATTGTGTTTCCGGAAGATAAGGAGGAACTTGCATTAACACTGGTTGGAAAGAAAAAGAAATTGAAGCGCGAACATTTTGAACAGTTCGGTGCAGGTTTGGGATTAAACCCTAAACAGATCAATGGTGCTTTTTTGCGATATATCAAAATTAAATCAGCTGCAATAGATTGGATCGATAAATCATTTTTGTCGAAAGAAATGAAAACAGCTTATAGAGAGTTGATTGAAAAAAGGTATAAACAACTAGGATTAATTGAATAATAAAATCCCATCGAAAACACCGAAATCGGGTTATATTGATCTGAATTTGCATTTTTAAATACTACAACGGAAATATTAATCATGAAACAATTTATGTTTTTTGCACTCCTTATTAATTTCCTGAGTAGTTGCACCGATCAGAATTCAGTCACTGAGCACAAAAAAGAATTTGAAGGCAAAATTATTTATTTAACAAAGTTGGAATCAAAATCCACAAAGTTTACAACCGACGAATTTCAGAGTTTTTTTGGAGATACCATGACTTTATATATTAAAAATGGTAATTATCGCATGAGTTACAGCGGGAAAGATGTAAAAGACATTTATTACATAAATAAAGACAATAATCAGTATACCTTACGACATGGAATTGATACACTGTACGTGGGCGATTGCAGCATGGAAGAAAAACATCTAAAGAGCACCAAAATAAAAGAAAATGCGGAATTTATTTTACAGAGACAATGTGATCTTCTGATCAACGAGACAGAAGATTGGAAAACTTTTTATTGGTTCGACCCAAGTTTATATATTAATCCCGATAATTTTACAAATCACGAATTCGGACATGTTAATACCTATTATTCCAAAGCAAGATCACCATGGTTGAAATACAAATATGAAGGAAGGAGTTATAACCTTTCACATCAGGCAATTTACATAAGTGAGGAAAAAATAAATGATGATACTTTTGAACTACCCAAACTGCCGAGAGGAATATTAAAATAAATATTAAGCAAGCAACTTGATCTGCTTGGGCAGTGTATCCACAAAAACATACATTTTACCAAAATTAAACCTTCAGTGGGACGCTGCCTCAATTGGGAGCACACGTTTCTGCTTTTAGTGTGCAACTTTCCTTCTATTTATCTTAAATCACGTATTTTTACCTAAACTTTGAACTATAAATGAAAAATCTAATAATACTGATACTATTAACGCTTAGTGTAAATATATCTTTTTCGCAAACTGCCAAAAAGGAAACCATTGTAGTAAAAACTTCCATAGTTTGCGATCACTGTATGCAGTGCGAAAGCTGCGGGGCAAATATTTATAATTCCACACTCACCATTCCTGGAGTTAAAAACATTGATGTGAGTCCTGAGGCTAATACGATCACCGTTACCTATAAAACCTCAAAAACCGACCCTGATAAAATTCGTGCGGCAATTGCAGCATCCGGGTATGATGCCGATCATGTAAAGGCTGATCCTTCTGCTTATATTAAACTTGATGGATGTTGTAAAGCGAAATAAACGTATTGCAGAACTTTAATAATAAACCATTACAGGCTGCTTACTTAAGTATTTGATAAATAAAGTATTGTTACCTTAGATGCAAATATTCTCAACCTAATTGCATGGGATCTAAAAATTTAGGAACTGTAATTATAATTTTTTCTTTGCTCGTAGGTACAATAGCAATATTATATTTAGCTACGAGAATATTGTGGTTCACCGTTCCTGCAAATTTGATGTGGCTTCTTATCTTTGCGATACTATTAATGATATTTCTCACAATATCAGCCATAAGATATGGCAAAAAAATATATGACGATACAAATGTTGAATCGAGATTCGACAATGTTGATAATACAGTTTTAACTGACAAAATAATCGTAAAAGTCACAATTCAAAAAAAGGAATACATTAAACTTTCTTATATTCTCTCTTATTCAAACTTATTGATCGTATTTCTTTCCATAGCCGGAGTTTTTATGTTGGGGCTTGTATTACAATATTTTCTTTTTCCTGTGGAAGCAGACGATTTTCCCTTTTTACCTTTATTAATATTTGTTTATGCTCTGATATTCACTCCGCTTTCTGTTTATTATAATTCTATAAAAAACATGAAGACCATGGCTCTGTTAAAGGAAACTGTTTATTATACCTTCAGCTCCGAAGACCTCCACATGAGATGTGAAAGCATTGACACTAATATCAAGTGGAATGTAATAAAATCGATCAAAGAATTAAATGATTGGTACATTTTGTATGTCGGAAAGAACAGAGGTTATTTTATCCCAAAATCTCAATTTAGTTCAGGACTTGATGAATCAAATTTTCGTAATTTGTTATTGAGCAAAACAACCATAAAGAAAGATTTGAAATAATTCGAAAGTATGATAATCATATTTTATAAATGACGCTTCATCAAATAAATTATTATCTGCTTTATCTTTTATCCAACACTCCACCAATACAGTAATGACAACCATCAAACCCATCCGCTATTGCTTGTTCTAAAGTGTCGTAATCTACTGTATGTTCCGAAGTCATATGATCTATCCATTTACATTCCCAGTGATGCACTTCACGCGATGTCGGGTTTATGTTTGCAATATACTCTGAGCGAAACATAGCATAATGATAAAATGCCTTTACATCATCATGAGTCGAATCGTTATCGAGTTCCAATATATGTAATTGTCCATTTATTCCCGGCGCAATTCCGTCACTTAGATCCCAAAAAGTAATTCCCTCAATTTCTTCCCCCCAGGTAAATAAATCGGTTCCTATTAAAATTTTTTTAACTCTCATAGCACCTGTATCCAACCATTTAAAAACATGTAAT
The genomic region above belongs to Bacteroidota bacterium and contains:
- a CDS encoding endonuclease/exonuclease/phosphatase family protein; translation: MKIVTWNCNGALRNKYEHLSELNADIYLIQECENPQTVKHDKYTSWAGNHLWKGDNKNKGLGIFAKNKTNLELIDWSCTYKNHDVKHFLPCLINNDIQVINIWTSQNKSPNFGYIGQLWKYLEINKSHFRKIILAGDFNSNTIWDEWDRWWNHSDVVDDLSKLNIHSLYHRYFKEEQGKESKSTFFLHRNRVKPYHIDYIFASQEIENKMLNFEIADMDKWLMYSDHIPVVCEINNI
- a CDS encoding GIY-YIG nuclease family protein, yielding MKFGKTIKIFLIDGDPNGRMSCELSNWSGKAYKIPRIKIKDCTDRDDLISTGVYMLFGKDEEGKDQVYIGEAESILKRLNQQLTQKDFWNEAIVFISKDENLNKAHIKYLENRLHDIAKAANRYKIDNSIIPTQSSISESDRAEMEEFIDYIKMLVNTLGHKVFDEKREFKPKQNQETFFIKSARGADGQGEPTSDGFVVFKNSKAAATIVNSMTSNFITYREKLIQEGVLLDKGEYFEFSDDYIFSSPSTAAVMVMGRNANGLTEWKNIDGKTLKEFETNDRIVKA
- a CDS encoding Bro-N domain-containing protein yields the protein MKKNIIKLFEQKQVRTHWDDDAEKWYFSVIDVIEILTGSPRPRKYWNALKTKLKAEGSELSQNLGQLKMQSDDGKYYNTDVADTEQIFRLVQSIPSPKAEPFKVWIAKIARERIDEIEDPEIGIDRLMETYLKKGYTKEWINQRLKSIEIRKELTDEWESKGVKKGQEFAVLTDELTKAWSGFSTKQYKAYKDLKKENLRDNMTNLELVLNMLAEASTTEISKDKNPKTFNEHKIVAQKGGKVAKAARVQLENTTGKKVVTKQNAKILAPKTNKKING
- a CDS encoding helix-turn-helix transcriptional regulator codes for the protein MKSLADFVKDRRKEVNLTQEEFADRAGVALTVVRKIEQGKTNLNMDKVNRVLRMFGHELAPVNSKNGNV
- a CDS encoding HipA N-terminal domain-containing protein; translation: MRQGKVFYKDNLAGIITETNDGDYVFEYNDRYVKEHPNDFISFTLPVTNIPFTENRLFPFFEGLIPEGWLLDIASENWKINKNDRMGLLLACCKDCIGAVSVLPIKQNDEA
- a CDS encoding HipA domain-containing protein, whose product is MTKRRCLYCYEVLEHNSDFHEFCSMEFFGTPIAPKIEYSLNQISELAKNVVERSIAVPGVQAKLSLSLIKKNKENSDTRFTIVGAFGGQYIFKPPSDRFPEMPENEHVTMRMAETFGIRVVPSSLIRLSSGELSYITKRVDRDETGQKIHMLDMFQITEAFDKYKGSMERIGKALDIYSANTLLDKTFYFDLTLFSFLSGNNDMHLKNFSMIKSASGWVLAPAYDLLNVAIVFPEDKEELALTLVGKKKKLKREHFEQFGAGLGLNPKQINGAFLRYIKIKSAAIDWIDKSFLSKEMKTAYRELIEKRYKQLGLIE
- a CDS encoding heavy-metal-associated domain-containing protein, with protein sequence MKNLIILILLTLSVNISFSQTAKKETIVVKTSIVCDHCMQCESCGANIYNSTLTIPGVKNIDVSPEANTITVTYKTSKTDPDKIRAAIAASGYDADHVKADPSAYIKLDGCCKAK
- a CDS encoding YcxB family protein, with protein sequence MGSKNLGTVIIIFSLLVGTIAILYLATRILWFTVPANLMWLLIFAILLMIFLTISAIRYGKKIYDDTNVESRFDNVDNTVLTDKIIVKVTIQKKEYIKLSYILSYSNLLIVFLSIAGVFMLGLVLQYFLFPVEADDFPFLPLLIFVYALIFTPLSVYYNSIKNMKTMALLKETVYYTFSSEDLHMRCESIDTNIKWNVIKSIKELNDWYILYVGKNRGYFIPKSQFSSGLDESNFRNLLLSKTTIKKDLK